From Marinobacter alexandrii, one genomic window encodes:
- a CDS encoding PKD domain-containing protein: MIKNIKSYLWILMATLSVSCQQETFELSEKPISEANATFTVTQSSQGPNYFTFTNASTGFIKNWDFGNGTSAEGDEVTGYFPFEGMFDVTLTVYNSGGSTTTTQSLEIAATDPEICNVEILQLLTGGCNILEGKTWIVDSERAGYFGVGPSTSFFPDFYSAAVGDQDGADFLDDEYTFKLLGSEFSMEAKGSVFVIAALSSDFSGAVQFAGNNYNAPFEDPEGLTYALSTNEAGDNFINISAPGFMGMFTNSRSYQVLDLNENEMFLRYVDQTDPSLVWYLRLIRKGFAPLEAGFTVATNGLQATFTNTSLNAESYSWDFGDGSMSTDENPVHTYTVDGTYTVTLTATGPGQEDVFTSELTVTSVPKVFPLTWEDGDVNFGEFGGSVFSVIDNPDPSGINTSSRVGQFVKGTEFSFAGIAMLLDEVVDFSENAILSMKIWSPVASNVILKLEAEGDAGTFTQDDVSIPVTNQWVEVTFDFTGAQTNLQNLVIFADTDNNNGGTFYIDDIGFATESADEITVDLLTGDDVKSWVLKPAAGAFGVGPAPGSDAFFPNGADISGDRPCLWNDEFIFKTGGQYEYKTNGDIFGEPYMGLTEGCQTDANLNGTAAETWGSGIHSFSLVPATDTDDAQIIVRGTGAFVALPKAFNGGEYTAAPPNMDAAVSYQVLDYFKNASGEELSLSIDVSGDGSVFWNFILVPKN; encoded by the coding sequence ATGATTAAGAATATAAAATCATATCTATGGATTCTGATGGCTACACTAAGTGTTAGCTGCCAGCAGGAGACATTTGAACTAAGTGAAAAGCCCATCTCTGAGGCTAATGCCACCTTTACGGTTACTCAAAGTTCACAGGGACCAAACTATTTCACCTTTACCAATGCTTCTACTGGTTTTATCAAGAATTGGGATTTTGGTAACGGTACAAGTGCAGAAGGTGATGAGGTGACAGGTTATTTTCCGTTTGAAGGAATGTTCGACGTTACACTTACTGTCTACAATTCAGGTGGATCTACCACCACGACACAGTCGCTCGAAATTGCTGCAACAGATCCGGAAATTTGTAATGTGGAAATTCTTCAGCTATTGACTGGAGGGTGTAATATTCTTGAAGGAAAAACATGGATAGTTGATAGTGAAAGAGCAGGTTATTTCGGTGTTGGACCCAGTACGAGTTTTTTCCCAGATTTTTACTCCGCAGCTGTTGGCGATCAGGATGGTGCGGATTTTTTGGATGATGAATACACCTTCAAGTTATTGGGTAGTGAGTTCAGCATGGAAGCGAAAGGAAGTGTGTTTGTTATCGCAGCATTGTCATCCGATTTTTCTGGAGCTGTACAGTTTGCTGGAAATAATTACAATGCCCCATTTGAAGATCCCGAAGGTTTGACGTATGCTTTAAGTACAAACGAGGCAGGAGATAACTTTATAAACATTTCGGCTCCAGGTTTTATGGGAATGTTTACTAATTCCAGAAGCTACCAAGTATTAGATCTTAATGAAAATGAAATGTTTCTTAGATACGTTGATCAAACAGACCCATCTCTAGTTTGGTATCTCCGATTGATTAGAAAAGGATTTGCCCCATTGGAGGCTGGATTCACTGTTGCAACCAATGGTCTACAAGCCACTTTTACCAACACATCTTTAAATGCAGAATCCTATAGTTGGGATTTTGGTGATGGAAGTATGAGCACGGACGAGAATCCGGTGCATACGTACACGGTAGATGGTACCTATACGGTGACATTGACAGCTACAGGCCCAGGTCAGGAAGATGTCTTCACATCTGAATTGACTGTTACTTCTGTGCCGAAGGTGTTTCCATTAACCTGGGAAGATGGTGATGTTAATTTTGGGGAGTTTGGAGGTTCTGTATTCTCAGTGATCGATAATCCGGATCCTTCTGGAATCAATACATCATCACGAGTAGGACAATTTGTGAAAGGAACCGAGTTTTCGTTTGCCGGTATAGCGATGCTTTTAGATGAGGTAGTTGATTTTTCTGAAAACGCTATACTTTCTATGAAGATATGGTCGCCTGTTGCATCCAATGTGATTCTGAAGTTAGAGGCTGAAGGCGATGCTGGAACTTTTACACAAGATGATGTTAGCATTCCTGTTACAAATCAATGGGTTGAAGTAACCTTTGATTTCACAGGGGCACAGACAAACCTTCAAAATCTCGTGATTTTTGCCGATACCGATAATAATAACGGAGGCACGTTCTATATTGATGATATTGGATTTGCGACAGAGTCGGCAGACGAAATTACAGTGGATCTTTTAACAGGGGATGATGTCAAATCGTGGGTGCTCAAGCCAGCTGCGGGTGCATTTGGTGTTGGACCTGCACCTGGAAGTGATGCATTCTTCCCCAATGGAGCTGATATTTCGGGTGATAGACCATGCCTATGGAATGATGAGTTCATCTTCAAAACAGGTGGTCAGTATGAGTATAAAACCAATGGGGACATTTTTGGTGAGCCGTATATGGGACTAACTGAAGGATGCCAGACAGATGCGAATCTGAATGGTACAGCTGCAGAAACATGGGGGTCTGGAATTCATTCTTTCTCGTTGGTTCCAGCAACAGATACAGATGATGCCCAGATTATAGTTCGAGGTACCGGAGCTTTTGTTGCATTACCTAAAGCATTTAATGGAGGAGAATATACAGCAGCACCACCAAATATGGATGCTGCTGTTAGTTATCAGGTTCTGGACTATTTCAAAAATGCATCTGGTGAGGAGCTTTCTTTATCTATAGATGTTTCGGGTGATGGAAGTGTATTCTGGAACTTTATTCTTGTTCCTAAAAATTAA
- a CDS encoding glycoside hydrolase family 16 protein: MKHTIVLILISLLLTSSCGEDGESNMVLLPSNLTVEISKNESGNVSFTATADDANFYQFDFGVGEGFVNDDDGKVSYTYLAEDTYTIKIRANTTSSNFIEISEDVVVEINSNVDNGGYETPLSYEGYDLVWNDEFEGNSLSSDWIHEIGTGSDGWGNNELQYYREENTQVDDGLLIIEARNEAFSGSQYTSSRIITENMQSFRYGRIDIRAILPEGQGIWPALWMLGANFRSIGWPNCGEIDIMEMIGGGGREDTVFGTLHWDNNGTYACTCGQDHEYTLSNGTFNDQFHVFSVIWNESSITWYVDDNQYTTVNFSSDMEEFTNDFFFIFNVAVGGNLPGSPNETTTFPQRMVVDYVRVFQSN; this comes from the coding sequence ATGAAGCACACAATAGTTTTAATTCTGATTTCTTTGCTACTGACCTCTTCTTGTGGTGAGGATGGTGAGAGTAATATGGTGCTATTACCATCCAATCTCACGGTTGAAATAAGCAAGAATGAGTCTGGAAATGTATCATTTACGGCAACAGCAGATGATGCTAACTTCTATCAATTTGATTTTGGTGTAGGTGAGGGTTTCGTTAATGATGATGATGGCAAGGTGAGCTACACGTATTTGGCGGAGGATACTTATACCATAAAAATCAGAGCTAACACTACTTCTTCAAATTTCATTGAGATCAGTGAAGATGTGGTGGTAGAGATTAATAGCAATGTTGATAATGGTGGCTATGAAACGCCTTTAAGTTATGAGGGATACGATCTGGTGTGGAATGATGAATTTGAGGGAAATTCCCTGTCCTCTGATTGGATACATGAAATAGGTACTGGATCCGATGGATGGGGCAATAACGAATTACAATACTATCGAGAAGAGAATACACAAGTTGATGATGGGTTATTGATTATAGAAGCGAGGAATGAGGCATTTTCAGGAAGTCAATACACCTCTTCACGTATCATTACTGAAAATATGCAATCCTTTAGATATGGACGAATCGATATTCGTGCGATTTTGCCAGAAGGGCAAGGAATCTGGCCCGCATTGTGGATGCTTGGTGCAAATTTTAGATCTATTGGATGGCCAAATTGTGGTGAAATTGATATCATGGAAATGATCGGCGGTGGAGGTCGAGAAGACACAGTTTTTGGAACATTACACTGGGATAATAATGGAACTTACGCCTGCACCTGTGGGCAAGATCATGAATACACTTTAAGTAACGGGACATTCAATGACCAATTTCATGTTTTCAGTGTGATCTGGAACGAATCGAGCATTACATGGTACGTCGATGATAATCAATATACAACAGTCAATTTCTCTTCTGACATGGAAGAATTTACTAACGATTTCTTCTTCATTTTTAATGTAGCCGTTGGTGGGAACCTACCAGGTTCTCCAAATGAAACAACCACTTTTCCTCAAAGGATGGTGGTTGATTATGTAAGGGTTTTTCAATCCAATTAG
- a CDS encoding TonB-dependent receptor — MKYLKFGFSFIVLILIVGYAQAQRAITGKVTDAQSGEALIGATVQIKGTTNGAITDLDGNYTLSISDGDILVASYLGFNTREIDPGNRTVVDFQLEVDLDELQEVIVVGYGTTTAKELTGAATKVAAEEITKRNVPRLDQALQGQTAGVNITTNSGAPGGTSNIRIRGISTNGNSNPLILVDGVKYDPSGLNALNPSDIESVNVLKDATAAIYGVQAANGVILIETKKGRLNSKPSIEFNGYYGIQEAARKLDVLNATEYAILKNEAFVAGGQTPLFDNTSLGEGTDWQDEVFQTAPIQNYNISVSGGTDKTTYNIGGSYFGQEGIAGGGDKANFERINGRINFTTELAPKVKLTSVLLYTNELSKTVPVGGIGSILYSANNAPPTSPVRVAEENNRFSYLTEVADIVNPLALIENTFNESRVNKFTGKEEISYEINDNLTITGRGGYNYALVEGKSFFPLVWYGPGKPQSTAANEDLDPILVDIGGIQVERGAEVQEFRNTFLDYNFEGFLNYNRAFGSHAVKGTLGASLFGTSSDELRGFALNIPNNDPNLADISTNQATGNFLNNTTSYQVESKLVSTFVRAEYDFEKRYFLSVIVRRDGSTRFGANNKFGIFPAVSAGWVISDESFFTPSFIDFAKVRVSYGVVGNDQIGDFAYRALLGGEGDYVFNDAILRGVAIGRAGNPDLKWERNKQLNIGIDLDLIQSFSLTANYFVKNTNDLLFAPDVLSVLGTYGPGSFPPIINGGNIRNSGVELDLGYDKQLSNGLNISISSNFTLINNEVTKVPNGLDFVSGTGFGIGGGVATRLEEGFPIGYFVGYKTDGIWQTQEEINASTVDPLGVNPPSPGDLRFVDVTGDNIVDENDRTQIGSPIPDFTIGFNLNLDYKGIDLTANIWGAFGQDIIRNYERAQPLANQLSYTLNRWTGPGSTNEYPRLTTGLTQNNVFSDFYVEDGSFVRLRNIQVGYTLPTNLSSYLGATSIRFYVGGTNLLTFTKYLGYDPDVGGGAYDPDTQSSPLDLGVDNGRYPQARVLMGGFNIKF; from the coding sequence ATGAAGTATTTGAAATTTGGTTTTTCGTTTATTGTCTTGATCCTGATCGTAGGCTATGCCCAGGCTCAGCGTGCAATTACGGGAAAAGTAACAGATGCTCAGAGTGGTGAGGCATTAATAGGTGCTACCGTTCAGATTAAGGGCACCACAAATGGTGCAATAACAGATCTGGATGGCAATTACACTTTGAGTATATCTGATGGTGACATCCTGGTAGCATCTTACCTGGGATTTAATACACGTGAAATCGATCCTGGCAATCGAACCGTGGTAGACTTTCAATTAGAGGTTGATTTAGATGAACTTCAGGAAGTAATTGTAGTTGGATATGGTACAACTACTGCAAAAGAACTTACAGGAGCTGCGACTAAAGTGGCTGCAGAGGAAATCACAAAGCGAAACGTACCTCGTCTGGATCAGGCACTTCAGGGCCAAACAGCCGGGGTAAATATTACGACGAATTCAGGTGCACCTGGAGGAACTTCCAATATTCGTATTCGAGGTATATCTACCAATGGGAATAGTAATCCACTGATTTTGGTCGATGGCGTAAAATATGATCCGTCAGGACTAAATGCATTGAATCCATCAGATATCGAATCGGTTAACGTGTTGAAGGATGCAACAGCAGCTATTTATGGTGTACAGGCAGCTAATGGTGTGATACTCATTGAAACTAAAAAAGGAAGATTGAACTCCAAGCCTTCAATTGAGTTTAATGGATATTATGGTATACAGGAAGCTGCCAGAAAACTTGATGTGCTAAATGCAACTGAATATGCCATTTTAAAAAACGAGGCTTTTGTTGCAGGAGGACAAACTCCATTATTCGACAATACATCGCTGGGTGAAGGTACGGATTGGCAAGATGAAGTCTTCCAGACGGCTCCTATTCAAAACTACAACATAAGTGTATCGGGAGGTACAGACAAGACAACCTATAATATAGGTGGATCTTATTTTGGTCAGGAAGGTATCGCTGGAGGTGGAGATAAAGCCAACTTTGAACGGATAAACGGTCGAATCAATTTCACGACTGAACTGGCCCCTAAAGTCAAATTAACAAGTGTTTTACTCTACACAAACGAACTAAGCAAAACCGTTCCTGTAGGAGGTATTGGATCTATTTTGTACAGTGCAAACAATGCCCCTCCAACCTCACCTGTCAGAGTGGCTGAAGAGAACAATCGGTTTAGTTACCTGACCGAAGTTGCAGATATCGTGAATCCATTGGCCCTTATTGAAAATACATTCAATGAATCAAGGGTGAATAAGTTCACTGGGAAAGAAGAAATTTCCTATGAAATCAACGATAACCTCACAATAACGGGTCGAGGCGGATATAATTACGCTTTAGTAGAAGGGAAGAGCTTTTTTCCATTGGTTTGGTACGGGCCAGGTAAGCCACAAAGTACTGCAGCAAATGAAGATCTTGACCCAATCCTTGTAGACATTGGAGGAATTCAGGTTGAAAGAGGAGCAGAAGTACAAGAATTTAGAAATACATTTTTGGACTACAATTTTGAAGGTTTCTTAAACTACAATAGAGCATTTGGTTCTCATGCTGTAAAAGGAACTTTGGGCGCATCATTATTCGGTACATCGTCAGATGAATTAAGAGGTTTTGCATTAAATATCCCCAACAATGATCCTAATCTTGCGGATATTTCGACCAATCAGGCTACAGGAAACTTTTTGAACAATACAACCTCCTATCAGGTAGAATCTAAGCTGGTTTCTACTTTTGTAAGAGCTGAATACGATTTTGAAAAAAGGTATTTCCTTTCTGTGATTGTACGTAGGGACGGCTCCACACGGTTTGGTGCGAACAATAAATTTGGAATATTCCCGGCTGTTTCAGCTGGATGGGTCATTTCAGATGAGTCATTCTTCACTCCATCTTTTATCGATTTTGCAAAAGTAAGAGTTAGCTATGGGGTGGTGGGTAATGACCAAATTGGAGACTTTGCTTACAGAGCGCTACTGGGAGGAGAAGGTGATTATGTATTTAATGATGCGATTCTAAGAGGCGTTGCAATAGGAAGAGCGGGTAACCCTGATTTGAAGTGGGAGCGGAATAAGCAATTGAATATAGGAATTGATCTTGACCTTATTCAATCATTCAGCTTAACTGCCAACTACTTTGTGAAAAATACCAATGACCTTTTGTTTGCACCCGATGTATTATCCGTATTGGGCACCTACGGCCCGGGATCTTTTCCTCCAATCATCAATGGAGGTAATATCAGGAATTCAGGCGTAGAATTGGATCTAGGTTATGATAAACAATTATCCAATGGATTAAATATCTCGATTAGTTCAAATTTCACATTGATAAACAACGAGGTTACGAAGGTTCCAAATGGTTTGGACTTTGTTTCAGGGACAGGATTTGGAATTGGAGGTGGGGTTGCTACTCGTTTGGAAGAAGGATTTCCCATTGGATATTTTGTAGGTTACAAGACTGACGGTATATGGCAGACTCAGGAGGAAATCAATGCAAGCACTGTCGATCCCTTAGGTGTGAATCCGCCTAGCCCCGGAGATTTGAGATTTGTTGACGTAACTGGAGACAATATTGTTGACGAGAACGATCGAACACAAATTGGATCTCCAATTCCAGACTTCACTATAGGTTTTAATCTAAATCTGGATTATAAAGGAATAGACCTTACAGCCAATATCTGGGGAGCATTCGGGCAAGATATCATTAGAAACTACGAACGTGCACAACCGTTAGCCAATCAGTTGTCCTATACTCTCAATCGATGGACAGGTCCCGGCAGCACCAATGAATACCCACGTTTGACTACAGGACTAACTCAGAATAATGTTTTCTCAGACTTTTATGTTGAAGATGGCTCGTTTGTACGTTTGAGAAATATACAGGTAGGATACACTTTGCCAACAAACCTGAGTAGCTACCTCGGTGCAACGTCCATTCGATTCTATGTTGGTGGTACTAATCTTCTAACCTTCACTAAGTATCTGGGATACGATCCCGATGTAGGAGGCGGAGCATACGATCCGGATACGCAATCTTCACCGCTTGATTTAGGAGTTGATAATGGAAGGTATCCCCAAGCAAGGGTATTGATGGGTGGTTTTAACATTAAATTTTAA
- a CDS encoding glycoside hydrolase family 16 protein, which yields MKRKILIPGSLTIVASILFGAQLIYGDRYKTVWEDNFDFDKIDHEFWTVVTGDGCPDLCGWGNKELQYYTDLPENVRIENGVLVLEAHLKDTVDSFFSSAKLATKGKLDFRYGRFEMKAKLPVGRGTWMAFWMLPTVDGNAEWPADGEIDIVEHVGYNPGTIYGAIHTTKYNGMIGTHKVDSVYVKNVDSEFHVYAVEWSENEIKWFVDDNMYNHLKRNEDDVAGWPFNQYDYHLIINLAVGGTWGGKAGVEKSAFPQRLEIDYVRYLTK from the coding sequence ATGAAAAGAAAAATTTTAATACCTGGATCCCTGACTATAGTTGCATCTATATTATTTGGAGCTCAATTAATTTATGGAGACAGATACAAAACTGTTTGGGAAGACAATTTTGACTTTGATAAAATCGACCATGAATTCTGGACTGTAGTAACAGGAGATGGCTGTCCGGATCTCTGCGGATGGGGAAATAAAGAGTTGCAATATTATACCGATCTGCCTGAGAATGTCAGAATTGAAAATGGAGTACTCGTTTTAGAGGCACATCTAAAAGATACTGTCGACTCCTTTTTTTCAAGTGCTAAATTGGCTACAAAAGGGAAGCTTGATTTCCGATACGGAAGATTCGAGATGAAAGCAAAACTACCTGTAGGCAGAGGCACCTGGATGGCCTTTTGGATGCTTCCCACTGTTGATGGCAATGCTGAATGGCCAGCAGACGGTGAAATTGATATCGTAGAGCATGTGGGATACAATCCCGGAACCATCTATGGAGCTATACATACGACAAAGTATAATGGTATGATTGGCACGCATAAAGTAGATAGCGTATATGTTAAAAATGTTGACAGTGAATTTCACGTATATGCGGTTGAGTGGTCAGAGAATGAAATTAAATGGTTCGTAGACGATAATATGTATAATCATTTAAAGAGAAATGAAGACGATGTAGCCGGCTGGCCATTTAATCAATATGATTATCACTTGATTATTAACCTGGCGGTAGGAGGCACATGGGGTGGTAAAGCGGGAGTAGAGAAAAGTGCTTTTCCTCAGCGCCTTGAAATAGACTATGTTCGATACTTAACCAAATAG
- a CDS encoding RagB/SusD family nutrient uptake outer membrane protein has product MKAKYILLTLLLMTAFSCEDIVDIEPQFAQDAESYFQTEQDYENALIGAYDMIGQSFLSLWLGEIASDNSIAGGESPNDTRSLHEIDEMVHTPESELELRRHLRFMYSGITRTNFIFEFKDNLNFERKDELLAEASFLRAYYYFQLVKVFGDVPLVVDRRLSIDEATSLARTPKEEVYAQIETDLIAAAEGLQWTSPVKGRVTKGAALGLLGRAYIYQDKFDEAAIVLDELISDGPYSLITVSTSGEYVELFSVAQEGNSESVFEIQHTGQEGSDFVAPQAAESNWAIGFHSPKNYEGPVYDDGNSYNLPTEELYNSFAAGDIRRDGAILNLIAWETSNPTVSYDVGTGGFTGYYNHKYMRRANELGAGDERLTSPRNHRVLRLPEVLLMAAEAHNRKAAPNDAQAQMYLNMVRSRLGLADVNASGTALTDAIWQERRWETAGEGLRFFDLVRTGQAEAAIDGFVVGKHEVFPIPRSEIDLSGGAWRQNDNY; this is encoded by the coding sequence ATGAAAGCGAAATATATACTATTAACATTATTACTGATGACAGCTTTCTCTTGTGAGGATATTGTGGATATTGAGCCACAATTTGCTCAGGACGCTGAAAGCTATTTTCAAACAGAGCAAGACTATGAGAACGCGCTGATAGGTGCGTACGATATGATAGGACAGAGTTTCCTTTCGTTATGGTTAGGCGAAATTGCATCTGACAACTCAATTGCCGGAGGTGAAAGTCCAAATGATACACGTTCGTTGCATGAGATAGATGAAATGGTCCATACTCCAGAATCGGAGTTAGAGTTAAGGAGGCACCTTCGATTTATGTATTCAGGCATAACCCGAACCAATTTCATATTCGAGTTTAAAGACAACTTAAACTTCGAACGGAAAGATGAATTATTGGCTGAAGCCTCATTTCTTCGAGCATATTATTACTTTCAACTGGTAAAAGTATTTGGGGATGTTCCATTAGTCGTTGATCGGAGGTTGAGTATAGATGAAGCTACATCGTTAGCTCGAACTCCCAAAGAAGAGGTGTATGCTCAAATAGAAACAGATCTTATTGCCGCTGCTGAAGGTTTACAGTGGACGAGTCCTGTGAAAGGCCGGGTCACGAAGGGTGCGGCATTAGGTCTTCTGGGCAGAGCTTACATCTATCAGGATAAGTTTGACGAAGCTGCCATAGTGCTTGATGAGTTGATCAGTGATGGACCATATAGCTTGATCACCGTATCTACCTCGGGTGAATACGTTGAATTGTTCAGTGTAGCGCAAGAAGGTAATTCTGAGTCAGTTTTCGAAATTCAGCATACAGGCCAGGAGGGATCTGATTTTGTTGCTCCACAAGCGGCTGAAAGTAACTGGGCGATTGGTTTTCATAGTCCCAAAAACTATGAAGGACCTGTATATGACGATGGTAATAGTTACAACTTACCGACTGAGGAGCTTTATAATTCTTTTGCAGCAGGTGACATTCGTAGAGATGGTGCAATATTGAATCTTATCGCCTGGGAGACTTCCAATCCTACAGTTAGCTATGATGTAGGAACAGGCGGATTTACCGGATATTATAATCATAAGTACATGAGACGTGCAAACGAGCTGGGTGCAGGTGATGAGCGCTTGACAAGCCCAAGAAATCATCGCGTATTGAGACTTCCTGAAGTGTTGTTAATGGCAGCAGAAGCACATAATCGCAAGGCTGCTCCTAACGATGCACAAGCCCAGATGTATCTGAATATGGTTAGAAGCCGATTAGGACTTGCAGATGTAAATGCGAGTGGTACCGCTTTAACTGATGCCATATGGCAAGAGAGAAGATGGGAAACTGCAGGTGAGGGGTTACGATTCTTTGACCTGGTAAGAACCGGACAAGCAGAAGCTGCTATTGATGGTTTTGTAGTAGGAAAACATGAAGTATTCCCTATACCTCGATCCGAAATTGATCTGTCTGGGGGAGCTTGGAGACAAAATGATAATTATTAA